TCTCGGCGATCACCGGCTGCACGGTGCGGGTGACGAAGGGCAGGCCGACGAAGATCAGCGCGATCAGGATGCCCCATTGCGTATAGGCGATCTTGCCGCCCAGATCGCGGACGATGCTGCCGAAGACGCCGTTCGGCGCGTAAAGCGCGGTCAGCGCGATGCCCGCCACCGCCGTCGGCAGGGCAAAGGGCAGGTCGACCAGCGCATCGACCAGCCGCCGGCCCGGAAAGTCATAGCGCGCCAGCACCCAGGCCAGCAGCGTGCCGAAGACCAGGTTGACCAGCGCGGCCAGGAAGGCCAGGCGGAAGGACAGATACAGCGCCGCCCAGACCCGCGGCGTGTTGATCGTGGCCCAGACCGCCTCGGGCCCATAGCTGATGCCGCGGGCCAGCAGCGCGCCGACCGGCAGGATGACGATCAGCGACAGCATGGCCAGGGTGATGCCCATGCCGAGGCCGAAGCCCGGCATGGGGGATTTCTGCAAGCGGAACGCCAGCGCCATCG
This Paracoccus pantotrophus DNA region includes the following protein-coding sequences:
- the cysT gene encoding sulfate ABC transporter permease subunit CysT gives rise to the protein MALAFRLQKSPMPGFGLGMGITLAMLSLIVILPVGALLARGISYGPEAVWATINTPRVWAALYLSFRLAFLAALVNLVFGTLLAWVLARYDFPGRRLVDALVDLPFALPTAVAGIALTALYAPNGVFGSIVRDLGGKIAYTQWGILIALIFVGLPFVTRTVQPVIAEIEQEVEEASATLGAGRFHTLRRVILPLLLPAALTGFALSLARAVGEYGSVIFIAGNLPMKTEIAPLLIVIKLEEFDYDGAAAIGIAMLLISFAMLLAINLIQIWSRRRIGHV